The Trichomycterus rosablanca isolate fTriRos1 chromosome 15, fTriRos1.hap1, whole genome shotgun sequence genome contains a region encoding:
- the LOC134329522 gene encoding helix-loop-helix protein 2-like encodes MMLSPEQTDTELQWSHSDAESMLSDMKAACIGEERSDTDGKAKPSQPLTREEKRRRRRATAKYRSAHATRERIRVEAFNVAFGELRKLLPTLPPDKKLSKIEILRLAICYISYLNHVLDV; translated from the coding sequence ATGATGCTGAGTCCGGAGCAGACGGATACGGAGCTCCAGTGGAGCCACTCGGACGCAGAGAGCATGCTGAGCGATATGAAGGCGGCCTGCATCGGCGAGGAGCGCTCGGACACCGACGGTAAAGCCAAACCCTCGCAGCCGCTCACGCGCGAGGAGAAGCGGCGGCGCAGGCGCGCGACCGCCAAATACCGCTCAGCGCACGCGACGCGGGAGCGCATCCGCGTGGAGGCTTTTAACGTGGCTTTCGGAGAGCTGAGAAAGCTGCTGCCCACCCTGCCGCCCGACAAGAAGCTCTCCAAGATCGAGATCCTCAGACTGGCCATC